From a single Hymenobacter sp. YIM 151500-1 genomic region:
- a CDS encoding YtxH domain-containing protein — translation MGSKTTTGILCFAGGALAGATIGLLYAPEKGRETRSWLSYKLEKYRETLADLTENLVTSRADQGPSSAKSEGQRVIQDAKSKAEQLLGDVDQLINQINSRKTA, via the coding sequence ATGGGTAGCAAAACCACTACCGGCATTCTGTGCTTCGCGGGCGGCGCCCTGGCCGGAGCTACTATCGGCCTGCTGTATGCCCCGGAGAAGGGCCGCGAAACCCGCAGCTGGCTCAGCTACAAGCTGGAGAAATACCGCGAAACCCTGGCCGACCTCACCGAAAACCTGGTGACCAGCCGCGCCGACCAGGGCCCCAGCTCGGCCAAGAGCGAAGGCCAGCGCGTGATTCAGGACGCCAAGAGCAAGGCCGAGCAGCTGCTCGGCGACGTCGACCAGCTCATCAACCAAATCAACTCCCGCAAGACAGCCTGA
- the yajC gene encoding preprotein translocase subunit YajC translates to MLSTLLLQAAAPGAGGLFQYLPLVLMVVVMYFFLIRPQQRRATEAKKFRAALAKGANVVTIGGLHGKVVDLSDDTVTVEVDKGVRLRFDRSAIAREVASKTA, encoded by the coding sequence ATGTTGTCAACTCTATTATTGCAAGCGGCGGCCCCCGGAGCGGGCGGCCTGTTCCAGTACCTGCCACTCGTCCTCATGGTAGTGGTCATGTACTTCTTTCTGATCCGGCCCCAGCAGCGCCGCGCTACCGAGGCCAAGAAGTTTCGGGCGGCGCTGGCCAAGGGCGCCAACGTGGTGACCATCGGGGGCCTGCACGGCAAGGTGGTGGACCTGAGCGACGACACCGTAACCGTAGAAGTAGACAAGGGTGTGCGCCTGCGCTTCGACCGGTCGGCCATTGCGCGGGAGGTAGCCAGCAAGACGGCGTGA
- a CDS encoding Glu/Leu/Phe/Val dehydrogenase dimerization domain-containing protein gives MVETKALADTSVFGQIAEYQHEQVVFCHDHETGLRAIIGIHNTVLGPALGGTRLWHYASDAEALHDVLRLSRGMTYKAAISGLNLGGGKAVIIGDKSLKTEALLRKFGRFVQNLNGKYITAEDVNMTTKDMEYIRMETKHVSGLPESMGGSGDPSPVTAYGTYMGMKAAAKRAFGSDSLQGKRVAMQGVGHVGTYLLEYLQKEGARLVLTDYYPERAQQAAARFGATAVDLDDIYDQDVDIYSPCALGATINDDTISRLKCQVIAGCANNQLAEENVHGPALVDRGIVYAPDFLINAGGLINVYSEVIGGSRQSALTQTEKIYDFTTQVLLKAEQEGTHPQAAAIRQAEERIAAIGKVKSTY, from the coding sequence ATGGTTGAAACGAAAGCGTTGGCCGACACGTCGGTCTTTGGGCAGATTGCCGAGTATCAGCACGAGCAGGTAGTGTTCTGCCACGACCACGAAACCGGCCTGCGCGCCATCATCGGCATTCACAACACGGTGCTGGGGCCGGCCCTGGGCGGCACCCGCCTGTGGCACTACGCCTCCGACGCCGAAGCCCTGCACGACGTGCTCCGCCTCTCGCGCGGCATGACCTACAAGGCGGCCATTTCGGGGCTGAACCTGGGCGGGGGCAAGGCCGTCATCATCGGCGACAAAAGCCTCAAGACCGAAGCCCTGCTGCGTAAGTTCGGGCGCTTCGTGCAGAACCTCAACGGCAAGTACATCACGGCTGAGGATGTGAACATGACCACCAAGGACATGGAATACATCCGCATGGAAACCAAGCACGTATCGGGCCTGCCCGAGAGCATGGGCGGCTCCGGCGACCCGTCGCCGGTTACGGCCTACGGCACCTACATGGGCATGAAGGCTGCCGCCAAGCGGGCCTTCGGCTCCGACTCCTTGCAGGGCAAGCGCGTGGCCATGCAGGGCGTGGGCCACGTGGGCACCTATCTGCTGGAATACCTGCAGAAAGAAGGCGCCCGGCTGGTGCTGACCGACTACTACCCGGAACGCGCCCAGCAGGCCGCCGCCCGCTTCGGCGCCACGGCCGTGGACCTCGACGACATCTACGACCAGGATGTGGACATCTACTCGCCCTGCGCCCTGGGAGCCACCATCAACGACGACACCATCTCGCGCCTGAAGTGCCAGGTAATTGCGGGCTGCGCCAACAACCAGCTGGCCGAGGAAAACGTGCACGGCCCCGCCCTCGTGGACCGCGGCATCGTATACGCCCCCGACTTCCTTATCAACGCCGGCGGCCTCATCAACGTGTACTCGGAGGTAATCGGGGGCAGCCGCCAGTCGGCCCTCACGCAGACCGAGAAAATCTACGACTTCACCACCCAGGTGCTGCTCAAGGCCGAGCAGGAAGGTACCCACCCGCAGGCCGCCGCCATCCGCCAGGCCGAGGAGCGCATCGCTGCCATCGGCAAGGTTAAATCAACCTATTGA
- a CDS encoding isocitrate/isopropylmalate dehydrogenase family protein, with product MHHITLIPGDGIGPEITKAVTDIFAAAQVPVQWEEQNAGQTTFDQSGELIPQALLTSLEKNRVALKGPITTPVGKGFRSINVTLRQKYDLYQNVRPAKTTPGIQTRYSGVDLVLFRENTEGLYSGLEVYDERLGIADSFNRITKEGSRKICRAAFAYADKHGRKKVTLAHKANILKMAGTLMLDACKEAAAEFPHIVFEDKIIDNMCMQLVVKPEQFDVVVTTNLFGDILSDLCAGLVGGLGVVSGANVGDDMAIFEAVHGSAPDIAGQGKANPTALLRSALMLLRHIGEHEYATTIEKALDLTLQDKSKCTGDLGGPASTGEFAQAVIGNLGK from the coding sequence ATGCACCATATCACCCTCATTCCCGGCGACGGCATCGGGCCGGAAATCACCAAAGCAGTAACCGACATTTTTGCCGCCGCCCAGGTGCCCGTGCAGTGGGAGGAGCAGAATGCCGGCCAGACCACGTTTGACCAGTCGGGCGAATTGATTCCGCAGGCCCTGCTGACTTCGCTGGAGAAAAACCGCGTGGCCCTGAAAGGCCCCATCACCACGCCCGTGGGCAAGGGCTTCCGCTCCATCAACGTGACCTTGCGCCAGAAGTACGACCTGTACCAGAACGTGCGGCCGGCTAAAACCACGCCTGGTATTCAGACGCGCTACTCGGGCGTGGACTTGGTGCTGTTTCGGGAGAATACTGAGGGCCTGTACTCGGGCCTGGAGGTGTACGATGAGCGCCTGGGCATTGCCGACTCGTTTAACCGCATCACCAAGGAAGGCTCGCGCAAGATTTGCCGCGCCGCCTTCGCCTACGCCGACAAGCACGGCCGCAAAAAGGTGACCCTAGCTCACAAGGCCAATATTCTGAAGATGGCCGGCACGCTGATGCTGGACGCCTGCAAGGAAGCGGCTGCCGAGTTTCCGCACATCGTGTTCGAGGATAAAATCATCGACAACATGTGTATGCAGCTGGTAGTGAAGCCCGAGCAGTTCGACGTAGTAGTAACCACCAACCTGTTTGGCGACATCCTCTCGGACTTGTGCGCCGGCTTGGTGGGCGGTCTGGGCGTGGTATCGGGCGCCAACGTGGGCGACGACATGGCCATCTTCGAGGCCGTGCACGGCTCGGCCCCCGACATTGCGGGCCAGGGCAAGGCCAACCCCACAGCCCTGCTGCGCTCGGCCCTGATGCTGCTGCGCCACATCGGGGAGCATGAGTACGCTACCACCATCGAGAAGGCCCTGGACCTGACCCTGCAAGATAAGTCGAAGTGCACCGGTGACCTGGGCGGCCCGGCCTCCACGGGCGAGTTTGCGCAGGCTGTTATCGGCAACCTGGGCAAGTAG
- the coaE gene encoding dephospho-CoA kinase (Dephospho-CoA kinase (CoaE) performs the final step in coenzyme A biosynthesis.) has product MLKIGITGGIGSGKSVVCRLFQVLGAPVYDSDARAKWVMSHDARLREELTAAFGSETFNAQGQLNRTYLARVAFPNPAQLTRLNALVHPHVGRDFEQWAAARQAEGHRYALKEAALLYESGAYRQLDQIITVYAPAAVRQARVLRRDPHRTADDIQNIMGKQLSEEEKMQRAEHVIHNDDAHLLIPQVLKLHQEFIG; this is encoded by the coding sequence ATGCTCAAAATCGGAATCACTGGCGGAATTGGCTCGGGCAAAAGCGTGGTGTGCCGCCTGTTTCAGGTGCTGGGGGCGCCGGTGTACGACTCGGATGCGCGGGCGAAGTGGGTGATGAGCCACGATGCCCGGCTGCGGGAGGAGCTAACGGCCGCTTTCGGCTCCGAAACCTTTAACGCTCAGGGCCAGCTTAACCGCACCTACCTAGCGCGGGTGGCCTTCCCCAACCCCGCGCAGCTAACCCGCCTCAACGCCCTGGTGCACCCCCACGTGGGGCGCGACTTCGAGCAGTGGGCCGCCGCCCGCCAAGCCGAAGGCCACCGCTACGCACTCAAAGAAGCCGCCTTGCTCTACGAATCGGGCGCCTACCGCCAGCTCGACCAGATTATTACCGTGTACGCCCCCGCCGCCGTGCGCCAGGCCCGCGTGCTGCGCCGCGACCCGCACCGCACCGCCGACGACATCCAAAACATCATGGGCAAGCAGCTCAGCGAAGAAGAGAAAATGCAGCGCGCCGAGCACGTCATCCACAACGACGACGCCCACCTGCTCATCCCGCAGGTGCTGAAGCTGCATCAGGAGTTTATAGGTTAG
- the nusB gene encoding transcription antitermination factor NusB — MLNRRTLRIKVMQALYAYHQAVGSDYLLAVDRIADAFAPDLNSPEPQDRRQLQGQRKLAEVIFKEWHKTGQEPEKTDDADVNDAVQDAIKFYQKAVAKDATYYGGQMVHAAESIHDQYIHLLNIPEALLQVIEDEKERAARRLTAAKEPLLDTARLEQNPVIEKLMGNLQLQDLTIRRSLKWHGEAEMEALRTAWRTEIKQDPELLSYLAAPAGNYPEDQEILKHLYKTYVFKGTSLPAYIEEDDLNWEENRPIVKNLVVKTIKMLDEAADEKLVLMSLSANWQEDKEFAESLYRQTLQDDEKYEKLIAESVQNWDVERVALTDKILLKMALCEMHLFRAIPVKVTINEYIEISKMYSTPKSKQFVNGILDKLAQDLTASGAIRKSGRGLLDNQ, encoded by the coding sequence ATGCTCAACCGTCGCACGCTTCGCATTAAGGTCATGCAGGCCCTGTACGCCTACCATCAGGCGGTGGGGTCGGATTATCTGTTGGCCGTTGACCGGATTGCGGATGCCTTCGCGCCCGATTTGAACTCGCCCGAGCCCCAGGACCGGCGGCAGCTGCAAGGGCAGCGCAAGCTGGCCGAGGTAATCTTTAAAGAATGGCACAAAACCGGCCAGGAGCCAGAAAAAACCGACGACGCCGACGTAAACGACGCCGTGCAGGACGCCATCAAGTTTTACCAGAAAGCCGTGGCCAAAGACGCCACCTACTACGGCGGGCAGATGGTGCACGCCGCCGAGAGCATCCACGACCAGTACATTCACCTGCTCAACATTCCGGAGGCGCTGCTTCAGGTGATTGAGGACGAAAAGGAACGGGCTGCCCGCCGCCTCACGGCCGCCAAGGAGCCCCTGCTGGACACCGCCCGCCTGGAGCAGAACCCCGTGATTGAGAAGCTCATGGGCAACCTCCAGCTCCAGGACCTCACCATTCGCCGCTCGCTGAAGTGGCACGGCGAGGCCGAGATGGAAGCTCTACGCACCGCGTGGCGCACCGAAATAAAGCAGGACCCGGAGCTGCTAAGCTACCTGGCGGCCCCGGCCGGCAACTACCCGGAGGACCAGGAAATCCTGAAGCACCTCTACAAGACGTACGTGTTCAAGGGCACCAGCCTGCCGGCCTACATCGAGGAAGACGACCTGAACTGGGAGGAAAACCGGCCCATTGTGAAAAACCTGGTGGTGAAAACCATCAAGATGCTCGACGAGGCCGCCGACGAGAAGCTGGTGCTCATGTCGCTGTCGGCAAACTGGCAGGAAGACAAGGAGTTTGCCGAAAGCCTGTACCGCCAGACCTTGCAGGACGACGAGAAGTACGAGAAGCTGATTGCCGAGTCGGTGCAGAACTGGGACGTGGAGCGCGTGGCGCTTACCGACAAGATTTTGCTGAAGATGGCGTTGTGCGAGATGCACTTGTTCCGGGCCATTCCGGTGAAAGTGACCATCAACGAGTACATCGAAATCAGCAAGATGTACTCCACGCCCAAGAGCAAGCAGTTTGTGAACGGGATTCTGGATAAATTGGCCCAGGACCTGACGGCCAGCGGCGCCATCCGCAAGTCGGGCCGCGGGCTGCTGGACAACCAGTAG
- a CDS encoding GNAT family N-acetyltransferase — protein MPLLEVSSRQQVRHFLDLPARLYHDQPQWISPLDHEIETVFDPRRNPNFAHGEAIRWVLTAPDGTVIGRVAAFVNQATAFTDATLPVGGMGFFECINDQAAATELFEACRAWLAERGMQAMDGPINFGERDRFWGLLTAGFTEPNYGMFYHLPYYQQLFENYGFQTYFKQYTCYREVAAPLHDTFHRAAERYALEHPEFRFTYADKRNPEKLARDFHHVYNLAWANHSGVSAMPLDKARELVRQMKPVLDERLLWFAYAHDEPVAFFVSLPELNQLFKHVGRNFNLWNKLRFLWEKRRYEQRPDKKLFGVIFGVVPAWQGKGVESALMVHARAEFMRAGYTDIEMNWIGDFNPRMLAVTRSIGARIYKTHTTYRYLFDRTRPFERSPIIR, from the coding sequence ATGCCGCTTCTCGAAGTTTCCTCCCGCCAGCAGGTGCGGCACTTTCTGGACCTGCCCGCCCGCCTCTACCACGACCAGCCCCAGTGGATTTCGCCCCTCGACCACGAAATAGAGACCGTTTTCGACCCCAGGCGCAACCCTAATTTCGCCCACGGCGAGGCCATTCGCTGGGTGCTCACGGCGCCTGATGGTACGGTTATCGGGCGGGTGGCGGCTTTTGTGAACCAGGCCACCGCCTTCACCGATGCCACGCTGCCGGTGGGCGGCATGGGCTTTTTTGAGTGCATCAACGACCAGGCCGCCGCCACCGAGTTGTTTGAGGCCTGTCGCGCGTGGCTGGCCGAGCGGGGTATGCAGGCCATGGATGGGCCCATCAACTTCGGGGAGCGGGACCGGTTCTGGGGGCTGCTCACGGCGGGCTTCACCGAGCCCAACTACGGCATGTTCTACCATCTGCCTTACTACCAGCAGCTATTCGAGAACTACGGCTTTCAGACCTACTTCAAGCAGTACACCTGCTACCGCGAGGTGGCCGCGCCCCTGCACGATACCTTTCACCGGGCCGCCGAGCGCTACGCCCTGGAGCACCCCGAATTTCGCTTTACGTACGCCGACAAGCGCAACCCCGAGAAGCTGGCCCGCGACTTTCACCACGTCTATAACCTGGCCTGGGCCAACCACAGCGGCGTTAGTGCCATGCCCCTGGACAAGGCCCGGGAGCTGGTGCGGCAGATGAAGCCCGTGCTGGACGAGCGGTTGCTCTGGTTTGCCTACGCCCACGATGAGCCGGTGGCCTTCTTCGTGAGCTTGCCCGAGCTGAACCAGCTATTCAAGCACGTGGGCCGCAACTTCAACCTCTGGAACAAGCTGCGCTTCCTGTGGGAAAAGCGCCGCTACGAGCAGCGGCCCGACAAAAAGCTGTTCGGCGTCATCTTCGGGGTGGTGCCGGCTTGGCAGGGCAAGGGCGTAGAAAGCGCCCTGATGGTGCACGCCCGCGCCGAGTTTATGCGCGCCGGCTACACCGACATCGAGATGAACTGGATTGGCGACTTCAACCCCCGGATGTTGGCCGTCACCCGCTCCATCGGGGCCCGCATCTACAAAACCCACACCACCTACCGCTACCTTTTCGACCGCACCCGTCCCTTCGAGCGCAGCCCGATTATTCGGTAA
- a CDS encoding DUF1573 domain-containing protein yields the protein MKRTLFSAFLLSGTLLLGACNNNKAAEVGAEGMNAAATAAAANPVVDNPNVTNETEAPNPNAPVMTFAKAEHDFGDIKPGEVVKHTFEFTNTGKSPLLIETATASCGCTTPNWTKEPVQPGQKGTIEVQFDSHGKTGIQNKEVAIQANTQPSITKVTIKTNILPDGQNGPVRQ from the coding sequence ATGAAACGCACGCTATTTTCTGCTTTCCTGCTCTCCGGCACGCTGCTGCTGGGGGCCTGCAACAACAACAAGGCCGCCGAAGTGGGCGCCGAGGGCATGAACGCCGCCGCTACGGCCGCGGCGGCTAACCCGGTGGTAGACAACCCCAACGTAACCAACGAAACCGAAGCGCCTAACCCCAACGCCCCGGTGATGACCTTCGCGAAAGCCGAGCACGATTTCGGCGACATCAAGCCGGGCGAGGTGGTAAAGCACACGTTTGAGTTTACGAACACAGGTAAGTCGCCGCTGCTGATTGAAACGGCCACGGCTTCCTGCGGCTGCACTACCCCCAACTGGACCAAGGAGCCCGTGCAGCCCGGCCAGAAAGGCACCATCGAAGTGCAGTTCGACAGCCACGGCAAAACCGGCATTCAGAACAAGGAGGTAGCCATTCAGGCCAACACCCAGCCGAGCATCACCAAGGTGACCATCAAAACCAACATCCTGCCCGACGGCCAGAACGGCCCGGTGCGGCAGTAA
- a CDS encoding NAD(P)/FAD-dependent oxidoreductase gives MAHTAVSYWEHHTFLSGYDVVIVGAGIVGLTAAIYTRQLRPTARVCVLERDTLPNGASTKNAGFACFGSASELLEQQRRGGAAALQAVVRARWQGLGRLRELLGDEALDYQPVGGFELFRFQDAALAAECYRQLPYLNELLAPIIGRPDIFRDATHRLPGLGLAGVEHMLENTAEGALDTGRLMLALLQRAWAAGVVVLHGMPVTALEPGSGFVRVHTPLGQLEAGQVLLATNAFSRQFFPELDVAPGRGQVLVTEPLPDLHLPGTFHYDRGYTYFRQVGQRLLLGGGRHLDPATEATTEPGLTPVVQHYLEDLLHTVILPGRRPHIDFRWSGVMAFGAELAPIIRPLAPGVFGALRCNGMGVAMGAGTGWQAAQMMSGA, from the coding sequence ATGGCGCACACGGCGGTTTCCTACTGGGAGCACCACACTTTTCTGTCGGGGTACGATGTGGTGATTGTGGGGGCGGGTATTGTGGGGTTGACGGCGGCCATCTACACCCGGCAGCTGCGGCCTACGGCCCGCGTGTGCGTGCTGGAGCGCGACACGCTGCCCAACGGGGCCAGCACCAAAAACGCCGGGTTTGCCTGCTTTGGCTCCGCGTCGGAGCTGCTGGAGCAGCAGCGGCGCGGTGGTGCAGCGGCCTTGCAGGCAGTAGTGCGGGCCCGGTGGCAGGGGCTGGGCCGGTTGCGGGAGCTGCTCGGGGATGAGGCGCTTGACTACCAGCCGGTGGGTGGCTTCGAGCTGTTTCGGTTCCAGGATGCGGCCTTGGCGGCGGAATGCTACCGGCAGCTGCCTTACCTGAACGAGCTGCTGGCACCCATCATCGGCCGCCCCGACATTTTCCGCGACGCCACCCACCGCCTGCCTGGCCTGGGCTTGGCGGGCGTGGAGCACATGCTGGAAAATACCGCTGAAGGCGCCCTGGATACGGGCCGCCTTATGCTGGCTCTGCTCCAACGGGCCTGGGCGGCCGGCGTGGTGGTGCTGCACGGTATGCCGGTAACGGCGCTGGAGCCCGGCAGTGGATTCGTACGAGTTCATACGCCGCTGGGCCAGCTGGAAGCCGGGCAGGTGCTGCTGGCTACCAACGCCTTCAGCCGGCAGTTTTTTCCGGAACTGGACGTGGCGCCGGGTCGTGGGCAGGTGCTCGTAACGGAGCCGCTGCCCGACTTGCACCTGCCCGGCACGTTTCATTACGACCGAGGCTACACCTACTTCCGGCAGGTGGGGCAGCGCCTGCTGCTGGGCGGCGGCCGCCACCTCGACCCGGCCACCGAAGCCACCACCGAGCCCGGCCTTACGCCCGTGGTGCAGCACTATCTGGAAGACCTGCTGCACACCGTCATTCTGCCCGGCCGCCGGCCCCACATTGATTTTCGGTGGAGCGGGGTTATGGCCTTTGGCGCCGAGCTGGCGCCCATCATCCGGCCGCTGGCGCCGGGGGTATTCGGGGCGCTGCGCTGCAATGGCATGGGCGTGGCCATGGGCGCCGGCACGGGTTGGCAGGCGGCGCAGATGATGAGTGGTGCGTAG
- a CDS encoding four helix bundle protein has protein sequence MKHRFRELKVWQKAMEIARLTYTSCAGFPDDERFGLISQMRRAAVSIPSNVAEGAGRDSAKEFQHFLSVSNGSSYELETQFLLAESFGYISAAATEEICSRLGELQRMIYGLRKSLND, from the coding sequence ATGAAACACCGGTTCAGAGAACTTAAAGTCTGGCAGAAAGCTATGGAAATAGCGCGGCTGACTTACACGAGCTGCGCGGGCTTTCCGGATGATGAACGATTTGGACTGATTTCGCAGATGCGCCGCGCTGCGGTTTCGATACCATCGAATGTGGCAGAAGGAGCCGGGCGAGATTCAGCAAAGGAGTTTCAGCATTTCTTGTCTGTTTCCAACGGCTCATCATACGAATTGGAAACACAATTTCTGCTGGCCGAATCATTTGGCTACATCAGTGCCGCGGCTACCGAAGAAATCTGTAGCCGCTTAGGGGAATTGCAACGCATGATTTATGGGTTACGAAAATCCCTGAACGACTAA
- a CDS encoding T9SS type A sorting domain-containing protein, translating into MKTFTLLVFLLAAVLCQPVYAQTKAPAKPDAAKSAPSSAQPAAPAPAAPMVAAAPPALITDKMADPAPNNGPLKVRLDANPLTKRLTVRTDAAGPTRVEVNDPEGRPVLTRDIMVGTDAAVLDVSNLPPGSYIVQCSSGERRGMKRVLLGQ; encoded by the coding sequence ATGAAAACATTTACTCTTCTCGTGTTTCTGCTAGCTGCCGTGCTATGCCAGCCGGTGTACGCGCAAACCAAGGCCCCGGCCAAGCCCGACGCCGCTAAGTCGGCCCCTAGCTCGGCTCAGCCGGCGGCCCCGGCTCCTGCGGCTCCTATGGTCGCGGCGGCCCCGCCCGCTCTTATCACCGACAAGATGGCGGACCCCGCGCCAAACAACGGTCCGCTGAAAGTGCGCCTGGACGCCAACCCCCTGACCAAGCGCCTCACGGTGCGCACCGATGCCGCCGGCCCTACCCGCGTAGAGGTAAACGACCCGGAAGGCCGCCCCGTGCTTACCCGCGACATAATGGTGGGCACTGATGCCGCCGTGCTCGACGTGAGCAACCTGCCGCCCGGCTCTTACATTGTGCAGTGCTCCTCGGGCGAGCGGCGCGGCATGAAACGGGTGCTGCTGGGCCAGTAA
- a CDS encoding ABC transporter ATP-binding protein: MRALSATNKYLLRYKWHFLGGVLFVALSTLLAIFPAQIVRYAFDLVGEGIDLYYLYAGTPAQSGVYSLFGRNILLYGVLILLMALLRGIFLFFMRQTLIVMSRHIENDQKNEVYEHYQSLPLSFYRRNSTGDLMSRISEDVGRVRMYIGPAIMYFLQLVILFVLIVPLMLMVNVKLTLYTLLPLPILSISIFYVNNLIERKSDEIQRSLAGMTTFVQEAFSGIRVLKSFVREEDSHRQFTLASDEYKQKSLSLNFVNSLFFPLILFLVGLSTIITVWIGGQEVIRGTITTGSIAEFLIYVNLLTWPVTALGWTSSLVQRAEASQARINEFLNQKTDIVSRQNLEVELQGDIVFDHVSFTYPDTGIQALRDVSFRIRPGQTLAIIGNTGSGKSTIAALLCRLYDVTQGRILLDGHDLRDLSLRTLRSQIGYVPQDVFLFSDTIRNNINFGLENPTEERMIQAAKDANVYDNIVQFQEGFDTKLGERGITLSGGQKQRVSIARALVKEPKILILDDALSAVDTNTENAILGALQRIMHNRTSLIISHRVSSVKLADEILVLDDGQIVQHGTHEALMQDQDGLYRALYERQLQSEEA, from the coding sequence GTGCGCGCCCTATCTGCTACCAATAAATACCTGTTGCGCTACAAGTGGCACTTCCTCGGCGGGGTGCTGTTTGTGGCCCTGAGCACGCTGCTGGCCATCTTCCCGGCCCAAATTGTGCGCTACGCCTTCGACCTGGTGGGCGAGGGCATCGACCTCTACTATCTGTACGCCGGTACGCCGGCCCAGAGCGGGGTCTACAGCCTGTTCGGGCGCAACATCCTGCTCTACGGGGTGCTGATTCTGCTCATGGCTCTCTTGCGGGGCATCTTCTTGTTTTTCATGCGCCAAACGCTCATCGTAATGAGCCGGCACATCGAAAACGACCAGAAAAACGAGGTCTACGAGCACTACCAAAGCCTGCCGCTGAGCTTCTACCGCCGCAACAGCACCGGCGACCTGATGTCGCGCATTTCGGAGGACGTGGGTCGGGTGCGCATGTACATTGGGCCGGCCATCATGTACTTCTTGCAGCTGGTTATTCTGTTCGTGCTCATCGTGCCGCTCATGCTTATGGTCAACGTGAAGCTGACCTTGTACACGCTGCTGCCCTTGCCCATTCTCAGCATTAGCATCTTCTACGTCAACAACCTGATTGAGCGGAAGTCCGACGAAATCCAACGCTCCCTGGCCGGCATGACCACCTTTGTGCAGGAGGCGTTTTCGGGCATTCGGGTTCTGAAGTCGTTTGTGCGCGAGGAAGACTCGCACCGGCAGTTCACGCTGGCTTCGGATGAGTACAAGCAGAAGTCCCTGAGCCTGAACTTCGTCAACTCCCTGTTTTTCCCGCTCATCCTGTTTCTGGTGGGCCTGAGCACCATCATCACGGTTTGGATTGGGGGCCAGGAGGTGATTCGCGGCACCATCACCACGGGCAGCATCGCCGAGTTTCTGATTTACGTGAACCTGCTGACCTGGCCCGTTACGGCTCTGGGCTGGACCAGCTCCCTGGTGCAGCGGGCCGAGGCCTCCCAGGCCCGCATCAACGAGTTTCTAAACCAGAAAACCGACATCGTCTCGCGCCAGAACCTGGAAGTGGAATTGCAAGGCGACATCGTGTTCGACCACGTGTCCTTCACCTACCCCGACACCGGTATTCAGGCCCTGCGCGACGTGAGCTTCCGCATCCGGCCGGGCCAAACGCTGGCCATCATCGGCAATACCGGCTCGGGCAAAAGCACTATTGCCGCCCTGCTCTGCCGCCTCTACGACGTAACCCAGGGCCGCATCCTCCTCGACGGCCACGACCTGCGCGACTTGTCCCTGCGTACCCTGCGCAGCCAAATCGGCTACGTGCCCCAGGACGTATTTCTGTTCTCCGATACCATTCGCAACAACATCAACTTCGGCCTGGAAAACCCCACCGAGGAGCGCATGATTCAGGCCGCCAAGGATGCTAACGTGTACGACAACATCGTGCAGTTTCAGGAAGGCTTCGACACCAAGCTGGGCGAGCGGGGCATCACCCTGTCGGGCGGCCAGAAGCAGCGCGTTAGCATTGCCCGCGCTCTGGTCAAGGAGCCCAAGATTCTGATTTTGGACGACGCCTTGTCGGCCGTGGACACCAACACCGAAAACGCCATCCTGGGCGCCCTCCAGCGCATCATGCACAACCGCACCAGCCTCATCATCAGCCACCGCGTGAGCAGCGTGAAGCTGGCCGACGAAATCCTGGTCCTCGACGACGGCCAAATCGTGCAGCACGGCACTCACGAAGCCCTCATGCAAGACCAGGACGGCCTCTACCGCGCCCTCTACGAGCGGCAGCTGCAAAGCGAAGAAGCCTGA